Sequence from the Camarhynchus parvulus chromosome 1, STF_HiC, whole genome shotgun sequence genome:
agctgagaggcctcaggaacaaaatgtgaccaatggttatctgctgctgtggaatgcaacaggtgcatctgggATTGGtccatgtggttgtttctaattaatggccaatcacagtcagctggctcagactctgtccgagaataacaagcctttgttattaattctttcctattcttagcttagctagccttctgatgaaatcctttcttctattcttttagtatagttttaatataatctatatcataaaataataaatcagccttctgaaacgtggagtcagatcctcatctcttccctcatcctgggacccctgtgaacaccgtccCATGGAACCTTCCTGCACCTGATGGAgacctgcaggcagcagagggatgggcagggtcccagagcagagccagggagtgcccatccctgcaggtgtgccctggaggtggcactgagtgctctgggctggggacaaggtgcccatggggcacagctggcactgcatgggctggcagggctgtgccagccccagggatttgggggttctggtCTCGTGGGCCTCCCCCAGGGTCTGATGCagccgggctgggctctggtcctgctgcatccccacaGATGTCACCCTTGTCACCCTGTGACCATCCCAGCAcggccaccagccccagctggagctggaaccCTCACACGTGCTTTGGGTGGGGGCCTCCTGCACTCTGGGGACATTCCCCATCTTTTCCATGTGGATTTAAACATCCCAGGAATCTCAAGTCCtgacaattttcttctttgctgctcccaggcagctgcctctgctgatgGCGCTCTGCCTGAAACTTCACTGCCCTGTGGGGAGCACAGGGCCGggggcacagctcccagggaaggcaggagtgGGGCTGCCCCGAGCCCTTCCTGCCCCGAACACACCTGCCTCTCCAGGGGACTCTGCTCTGCGGAGACCTGGCGTGTTTGTCTGCCTGACACTCAGTCCCAGCACGGAGCTCTGCATCTCCCCCGCTACCTCAGGCTAATTAGACACAGAAGCCAGGGGAGGTGGCAGTGTTTAACCCACTCAGTGCCGAGAACCTCGCAAACAGGGCTGAGTTTTGCTGTTCTGTACCTGGTTTCCTACAGTGTTTTGATTTGGAGGAGATCTAAGAGCCATCATAGAGTTATAGAAGGGCTTGTGCTGGAAGGAACCGGAAAGATCATCgagttccaaccccctgccatgggcagggacaccttccactagaccagaacccccaaatccctgggctggcacagccctcagtgccagctgtgccccgtgggcaccttgtccccagcccagagcactcagtgccacctccagggcacacctgcagggatgggcactgcaaagctccctgggcagcccctgccaaggcctgagctccctttccatgggcaaattgctgctgctgtcccagctgagcctgccctggccctgcctgaggccgttccctctgctcctgtccctgtgccctgggagcagagcctgatccccaccctacccttccccagctccattgcccttctctgggcaGTTCAAGGTTAAATGTGGGTTTAATTGCTGGGTTTGCAATTAAGACTGTTGCAGTATGTACTAATGATCCTTTCCAAACAACAGCAATGtacccctgctctgctgcttttcatccCCAGCTCTAATCCAGGTGTGGAGAGGGGAGTCAGGAGCACCAAACTCATGGCACAGGTGGAGGATGATGATGCAAGGAGGCAGATTTGGGAACCTGAACTGGGTTTGTCCAGTTCATTTTGTGCTAGGTGTCACTCTGCACCCctgggctgaggagaggagaggagaggagaggagaggagaggagaggagaggagaggagaggagaggagaggagaggagaggagaggagaggagaggagaggagaggagaggagaggagaggagaggagagaagagaagagaagagaagagaagagaagagaagagaagagaagagaagagaagagaagagaagagaagagaagagaagagaagagaagagaagagaagagaagagaagagaagagaagagagaagagaagagaagagaagagaagagaagagaagagaagagaagagaagataCTTGGAGGTCATCTCTGAGGAGATCTAGGAGATCTCCAACTGCTACAGCCCCGTGTGTGTCCTTGTTGCCTCTCTTGCCATGACCAGGCTCTTGTGACTCCCAATCCTCTCCCCACCTCTCCcatcctcctttttcctccctccaacCCTTCCCTTTCGGGCCAATGAACCCGACccttcccagctgagctggggcagccccagctctggctctggccCTGCTCACAGAGGAGATGTGGGCTGGGTGTGCCCATGGTGTGGTTGAGgttttccttgtgctgcaggagaggtgCCCTGGGCCCTGAGCACTGGACAGTCCAGGAGGAaggtggctgctgtgctctTTGGCAAAGACAAGTGCCACGTTCCAGCATGTTCTGTTCCCCAGCAAGGCAGCAGTCCATGACTGAACTTTGGAAAACAAGATGTGAGTGAGTTTTATCTGCACCCAGGAGAAATCAATCCAGCATGCCTTCCTGCTCCGAGCCTCTATTAACTCTCTGAGAAATAAATGACTAGAAAATACAATACAGCATTCCAGGGTAGttcattcattttcctttattaatttttttctcagcacaagaggaaaaaaaggaacatatGGGGAATGAGCAGGAGCCATTTCTCAGTGCCATGGCCACCTGAAAAGGGTTTAGACCCATAATGCCTCTGAAAAATTCATTCACATTTCCCAAATCACATTAGGCAGGTAcagattgttttcatttttacgAATATTTTTTACCCTTCCAAGCTCTATTAAACCAGAATATGCCAAAATGACAGGGGCCAGAATTGCGTTGAAGTCCCAGATGAAAAGCGTTTGCAACTCACCTAAatgaaagtatttattttgaaataaactgGGACTGGATTTAGCAGAAAAGGTTATGCCAGGACTGAAGCTGTACCAGCACAGACTACAAAAATGAGGCTTGTTTTACTCTCAGCATTCATTGGAACTGGGGAGAAACTGCACCAAACTGCACCAaacactgcagcactgggggcCCTGGCTGAGCCTTTGGTGACATCTCCCATCTGAAGATGGACAAGGGACCAGGaccctgagctctgggagctggccCCTGTCCTGGAGAGCCAGTCCAtggggagaggctgagggagctgggaaggggctgcagaatccctgagggagctggagaatccctgaggagctgggaaggggctgaggctggagcaaaggaggctcaggggcccttgtggctctgcacaagtccctgccaggagggcacagccgggggggtcgggctctgctcccagggcacagggacaggagcagagggaacggcctcaggctgggccagggcaggctcagctgggccagcagcagcaatttgcccatggaaagggagctcaggccttggcaggggctgcccagggagctttgcagtgcccatccctgcaggtgtgccctggaggtggcactgagtgctctgggctggggacaaggtgcccatggggcacagctggcactgcatgggctggcagggctgtgccagccccagggatttggggatttgggatgctaACGGAGACCCTGGGGTCTGAGAGCACCTGGGCCTCCTGATGGAGTGCAGGTCAGACCAGgggccctggtgccagccctggggcagccaaACCCACGGTGACCAAacaggagctcagccctgcagcccctccctgagGGGTCTCTGTGCCTGCCCCGGTGGGAACATCCCTGATTCCACCTCGAGGGTGAAACCACAGTTCATGGTAATGGGAGCACTGAGAGGGTTCCCATCAATCCATCCACACGCCTCCAAGTGCCAGAGGATGGTGCCAcactctgctcagtggtgctaGTGACAGGACCCCGTTTTAGGAATTCCCAGTGTGCTACACCTTTGGCTTGGCAACAAGACTTCCTTCAGCTTGGAAGCATCACTGACATTTACaacttgcttatttttttcccttgagatgttttcattttattgaatGCAGTTGCTAATTTGAATTGTTTTTACAATTGCTGCCAGTAACTCTGAGTCTGAAGTTTTTCCACAGCGTCTGCTATGAGGAAGTTGAGGGGTTTTGACAGAAGGTCAAGGCTTTCTGTCAAGATCTGCCCCACCCAGCAGGTCAGAACAAGGCCACAGAGGTGGATGttctttctctgaaatgcatttctgcATCTGTAATGTCACTTCGGACAGGTGTCCTGTAATTATTTTACTTAAAGAATGATGTTACATGCAAATTTTCTGGCAAAACTTCTGGAATGTGACTGTGCCCCATgtgaaaacaaggaattaactaaatcatcccaaaccatccagcattttctctgctctgccatggtTAGAGGTGAGAAGGGAACCAAGAGGTGCAATGCTGGGACATCTGTGTAAGTTTGCTGAGTCACTTTTCCCTTCTTGTGGATCCTGCCAGGTTGGGCTTGGATTTAGATCATTGCAGCCATTTCTGAGTTTGGTGAGATTGGGCTTGGATTTAGATCATTGCAGCTGTTTCTCTCTGAGTTTGATGAGAGCGGGATTGGGTTTAGATCATTGCAGCTGTTTCTCTCTGAGTTTGGTGACACTGGGATTGGGTTTAGATCATTGCAGCCATTTCTGAGTTTGTTGAGGCTGGGATTGGGTTTAAATCATTGCAGCCATTGCTCTCTGAGTTTGGTGAGGCTGGGATTGGGTTTAGATCATTGCAGTCATTTCTGAATTTGGTGAGAGTGGGATTGGGTTTAAATCATTGCAGCCATTGCTCTCTGAGTTTGGTGAGGCTGGGATTGGGTTTAGATCATTGCAGTAACTTCTCTCTGAGTTTGGTGAGAGTGGGATTGGGTTTAGATCATTGCAGTCATTTCTCTCTGAGTTTGGTGAGAGTGGGATTGGGTTTAGATCATTGCAGTCATTGCTCTCTGAGTTTGGTGAGGGCAAACATTCTCGGGAGGAGTTTACATCAGCCTTTGCCTGGTGGCAGCACCTCGGAGCACACGGAGAGGACAGTCTGGCACCAAAGGCTCTGAGTGTAAAACCAGGTGAGCCAGGGTGAGGGCACGGGGCAGCGGCCAGGCTTGGGTCACCGGGGAGCTCTGTCAGTGATGCGGATCAAACTCAGGATCGTCCTCTGGATCTGCTTGGTCCTCACCCCGTAGATGATGGGGTTGAGCACAGCGGGCACCAGGATGTAGACGTTGCCCATGATGATGTGGACCAGCGGAGCCAGGTCCTTGCCGAACCTGTGCACCACGGAGAGCCCGATCAGGGGCACGTAGAAGGCCAGCACCACGCAGATGTGGGCGACGCAGGTGCTGAACACCTTGAGCCGCTCCCTCCAGTCCGCCAGGCGCAGCACGGCCCTGAGGATGAGCAGGTAGGAGAGGCAGATGAGCACGGCGTCCAGCCCCATGACGAGCAGGATGGCGGTGAGCCCGTACACCACGCTGGGGGTGGTGTTGGCGCAGGCCAGGTTCATCACGTCCTGGTGCAGGCAGAAGGAGTGGGACAGGCGGCGGGGCCCGCAGAAGGGCAgcggcaggagcagcaggggcagcgGCAGGAAGAAGAGCACGCCGcgggccagggccagcaggcCCACCTTGGCCGTGGCGCGGCCGCCGAGCACGGCGGCGTGGCGCAGCGGGTGGCAGATGGCCACGTAGCGGTCGGCCGCCATGGCCAGCAGCACGGTGGACTCGGCGGCCGAGAGCGCGTGGATCAGGAACATCTGCGTGAGGCAGGCGCCGAAGCCGACGTCGCGGCGTGCCCAGCCAGTAGAGGCAGAGGGTGCGCGGCACGGTGGCCGAGGCCAGCGCCAGGTCGATGGCGGCCAGCATGCACAGGAAGAAGTACATGGGCGCGTGCAGGCCGGGCTCGGCGCGCACGGCCAGCAGCACGGCGCCGTTGGCCAGCACGGCCAGCACGTAGGCCGAGCACAGCGCCGCGGCCAGCCAGGAGTGAGCCCCCTCCAGCCCCGGCAGGCCGGCCAGCAGGAAGGACgggctgagctcagagctgttgGAGAAGGGCATGGCCCCCTGGGACACTCATGCCCGGCCCGGGCGCCTCCTGCTGCGAGGGAAACACAAAGGGGACGTTTTATGAGCCCTTTCCCATGGCTCGGGATCCCACAGGGCCATTCTGGGGATTCTCAGAGCTGCCATGCTgatgcacagagctcctctcTGGGTTTTTTACCCCGTTATGGCTCTGTGCAACAACATATGTACTGACAAAATGCTGACATTTGAATTCAGGAATTGCCTGAATTCTCTAAAAGGCAGAACACTGTAAAATCAACCTTTTCAATAATAAACCCATCAGCTGaacttgtttgcttttcttcttaaaggacaaaattaaaaattataacaaaaatCCCTGCAGATTTTTAGTGCTTTCTGTGGTACTTCAGTGCTGCCTGATTTTTTCCATATGTGCTGTGGTGGCCTGTCAGAAATGTGCTCggtgaggctggagctggcagtgctgcctcccACGACCCAGCCCTCCCCAGAACAGCTCACAGGCACAGGAAGACATGGATCTTTCAAATGTTTCTGCACATACGAATTGGATTTTCATCCTCTGAAAAACATGTATGGAAAAAACAGaatatctgttaaaaaaaaaaatctgattatttaCCTTATTCTGTATTTGTAgattttccagcagtgctgtgatcCAAGGATAATGGCCTGAAGATACAGAAAAGGCTTTGCTTTAGGTACCTTTCTATTTTCAGGCACCAAGCCAGTacctggaaaaaacccaccatccCTCGTGCCCTGGGTGGGCAGCACAAGGTCAAGCTCAGCCTGAGCTTTCTGGTTATTCCTTTGTGCCCAATCTGTGCAAATCAACGATGCAAAGTGGCTTTATGGCAAGCTCTGCAGGTTATTAATGGAGTTATTTTATAAGTAATATTGGGTTGTGAAACATGGGGTTTTTACTGCACATCTGTGCTGAAGGACTGAAATAGCATCAGGCTTTATTCTCCTGATGTGGGGCTTTTCCATCTTGGATGTATAACAAGGAGCACTCACACTGTAGCTTTTTATACCCGATTTACACACAGTGTGGGACgactgctgctgtcactgcgCCCAACATCTATTCCAGGGATGACGCTGTCAGCCAAGCGCTTGGATTGAGACACAAACGGAATGAACAAGGAGCCTCAGCAATCACCAGCAGGCACTGAGGcaccccagctgccagccctgacgGAGTTACCTGAGTCCCACTGGGAAATTCTGCCCTCCTGATCATTTCCCTGAGGGAGTGGGGCTGTGAGACAGGCACTGAAACAacccctggtgctgcagctcatcTCTAGTTCTCTGGCACTGATAAATGTAGCCAGGTTTTCATGAGTGgctcaggatttgggattgcTGAGCGGGTGCTGTGAGGGCCTCGATTTCTGCAGAGGTGGAGATGCATCCATGTCTTTGAAACACCAATAAATGCAGATTCATTTTCCTAGGGGGACCCAAGCAGCCCCCCCCAGCAGTAACCCagagaatcactgaggttggaaatcCAGGATCACTGAGCCCAGCCTTTGACCAATCCCCGCCTCATTaaagaaccatggaatggtttgggtttggaggaACCTTAAAATTCATCCTATTCCttctcctgccatggcagggacccctcccactgtccccagggtccagcctggccttgggcactgccagggatccaggggcagccccagctgctctgggcaccctgtgccagggcctgcccaccctgccagggaacaattcctcgttgccaagatcccatccagccctgccctctggcactggcagccattccctgggtgctgtccctgcaggccttgtccccagtccctctgcagctctcctggagccccttcaggccctgccaggggctccgagctctccctggagcttctcctctccaggtgagcacccccagctctcccatctttcctctccttctttctccttctctgccttctccctcttccccttcctctcccctccaACCTTTATCTCTCCCTCTTTCATTCCCCCTCCaccctgctctccagctgtgctgacagATGTGCTGATAAATGCCCCACCCTTTGCCCTCCAACTCCCCCACAAACGTTTCCTTACTGTGGCAGAGGCTCCTCggggtttttgtttcagagctgctttggaGAACAGCGGCAGCCAGGAAACACGGACATCCAGGGATGGACTCTGGAAGTTTTCACAATGGGAGCAGCCTCAGAGTCTTCTCAGAATTCTCAGTTTCAGAATCTCCTGTGAGGATGCTGCAAGCCCGGCCTCTCCACAGCAAAGCTCTCTTCTCCTGGCTGTTGTTCTCTTCTGTAAATTTCTCCTGCAAGCTCCAGTTTAGGTCGGAGGTATTTGAGCAGagctctccccttccccagtgccagtgggagctgctccccaggctgagctgctggttGTTGGTGTCTCACCCTGGAAAGGGGCCCTGGGACACAGCGAGATaatgagcacagcacagagcaggcagtggcCTGGGAATCCTCCCCTCAGGAatcctccctgccctctctctgctgttttATGGAGCTGTTTCcacatcattttttttctctcagtttttttctctccagctaCTGCACATGTGGAGCAGAACAGAAAGTCTGATCTGGGCTGGTGAAGTGCTCAGTGCCAGGCAAAACCAGGGCAGTCCAGGGCTGGGATCCTGTCCTGGTGCCTTTGCAGCTTCATCCCTCCCAGGCAAACACTGACTGTTACTGCTTCTTCTCCACCGTGCTCCAGACTGGCCAAAAGGTGCTTTGAGACCAACAGAACTACAGCTCTGCCATTTGGAGAGTGAAATATTTACAGCTGGACATGGCTCTCAGTGCTCTCGTGTGAGTGACAAGGTGGGAGATCAGTCACAGgtctgggagggcttttccaaccctggtggctctgtgattctgttctgtgattttgggaCACTTTACTCTGTCTGTGGGAGCCAGGAGAACCATGAaacctctgcctgcctggctgaCACCCAGCCTCCTCTGGGGGAGCCAGGAGAACCATGAAGAACCATGAAGAGCCATGAAGAACCATGAAGCACCATGAAGCACCATGAAGAACCATGAAACCTCTGCCTGCCTGGTCAGACCCAGCCTCCAGCAGAGCAAGGAGGTGCTGGGCATGCTGTTATCTCCCACCtttgggtgtccctggggatctgctcccacccctgctggcacagccagcaccagcagagctcagagggaaggcagcagcaccatgtaGGCCCGACTGTCAGGATGTTTAGCCATTCCTACCATGATTTTTGAACTCCTCTCTTTTTGTGCAGGAGAGCTTCCAGCCCCAGCAAACCCACAAGCCCATCCAGAGGCACACCTGGCTCATCCAGtcctgctcacctgcagcacacCCTGAAGATTTCAAGCAACTCCAACCTCATCTTTCTGCATCATACGGACAGAAAAAAGGCTTCCTCAGATCTTATGACCTTTCACAAGGAATAGATGGATTTTATTGCAGATGCTGCACATACATGACACTCAATGCAGAACAATGAATGGGACATTAATTAGACTTGGCAACTGGTAAGACTCAAAGGCTTCCAAAAGAGATGCACAAGCAGCTGTTTTCTCACTGGGGATGGGCACGGCACTGTGAACACATGGATGGTGGCTGAACACGTTTTTCAGAGGGGCTGAGAGTGCTCTGGGCCCCCAACAAGGCCTAATGAGCAATGCTCTgtgcaggaagggaggaaagcaCCATGCCAGGACACAACATGAAagctcacagctctgggctgggggacagcaCCCCAGTGGATCTGCAGCTCTTTCCTCTGGCAGTGACCTGCACGGatggagcaccaggagagcaatccaccagctctggctgggaaaCCAGGCCAAGAGCTCTGGCCAAGGAACCAGTCCCAGGggtcagacagacagacagacagacagcccaGTCCTAGGGGTCTGAcacacagcccagtgccaggggTCTGACAGAGGAGCCAGTGCCAGGGGTCTGAcacacagcccagtgccaggggTCTGACAGAGAGCCCAGTCAGTGCCAGGGGTCTGACAGAGCCCAGTGCCAGAGCTCTGacagagcccatcccagagctctgacAGACTGACAGCCCATCCCAAGGCTCTGACACACAGCCCAGTCCATCAGCACCCTCTGGCAGAACCTCTGGAGGAAGCTACCAGTGAGAGCCCCACTTCCTGCACAGggccctgagcagagcctccCGGATGTGGGTGGATTTGATGCTGTAGATGACAGGGTTGAGGGCAGGGGGGATGATGAGGTATGTGTAGGCCACCAAGGTGTTCACCAGGGGAGGGACGTTCTTCCCGAAGCGATGGATCATGGACAGCCCGATCATGGGGATGAagaacaccagcacagcacagatgtGGGACACACAGGTGTTCAGAGCCTTCAGGCACTCCTCCCTGGTGGTGAGGCTGACGACGGTTCTGATGATGAGGATGTAGGACAGCACGATGAAGATGAAGTCCGTGCCCACCGTGGACAGGAGGATGATCATGCCGTAGAAGACGTTGACCTTTATGTCTGCACAGGCCAGGTTCATGATGTCGGGGTGGAAGCAGAAGGAGTGGGACAGCTCGGTCCTGCCGCAGTAGGTCAGCCTCTTGAGCAggaaggggatggggagcagcGAGAGCATGCCCCTGAGCACGATGGCCAGGCCTATCTTCAGCACGGTGCTCCTGGTGAGGATGGCCGCGTGCCGCAGGGGGTGCGAGATGGCCATGAAGCGGTCGAAGGCCATGGCCAGCAGCACGGAGGACTCGATGAAGGACAGGATGTGGATGAAGTACATCTGCGTGAGGCAGGCGTCGAAGGCAATGCGGCGCACGCCGAACCAGAAGAGGCCCAGGGTGGTGGGCAGGGTGCACAGGGCCAGCCCCAGGTCCGTGAGGGCCAGCATGCACAGGAAATAGTACATGGGCTCGTGGAGGCTCGGGGTCCTCCTGACGATGAACAGGATCACGCAgttccccagcagagcagagaggtaGAGGGCACAGAAGGGGATGGAGATCCAGGGGTGAAGGGCCTCCAGGCCCGGGATGCCCATCATGAGGAAAGCTGAAGGCTGATAGAAGGAGCCATTGAATTCCCAGGGGCTGCGTGGGTcatgctccatcccagctcagctctcacaTGGCCTAGACCTAAAACAAACCAAtgacacaaaccccacacagctggactgtgtgctgagcagaggagctgcacatCCCTCCAGCTGCCCACCAGCCTGTGCAGGGATCCCTGAGCTGGCTGGGAACGgtgccacacacagctcctgttcACCCATGTGACCCCAAACACACAGCTACACTCCTGTTCACCCATTAAACCTCAAACTGGAGGAAACACACAGCTCCTGTTCACCCATGTAACCCCAAACACACGGCTCCTGTTCACCCATGTAACCCCAAACACACAGCTACACTCCTGTTCACCCATTAAACCTCAAACACACAGCTCCTGTTCACCCATTCCCCAAACACACAGCTACACTCCTGTTCACCCATTAAACCTCAAACTGGAGgaaacacacagctcctgcccacgcattaaaccccaaacacacagcTCCTGTTCACCCATGTAACCCCAAACACACAGCTATACCCCTGCTCACCCATTAAACCCTAAACACACAGCTACACTCCTGTTCACCCATTAAACCTCAAACTGAAGGAAACACACAGCTCCTGTTCACCCATGTAACCCCAAACACCTCCCCAAGGAGGACAACACTCCTGTACCCAGtaaccccaaaacacacccTGTAC
This genomic interval carries:
- the LOC115905260 gene encoding olfactory receptor 51G2-like, producing MEHDPRSPWEFNGSFYQPSAFLMMGIPGLEALHPWISIPFCALYLSALLGNCVILFIVRRTPSLHEPMYYFLCMLALTDLGLALCTLPTTLGLFWFGVRRIAFDACLTQMYFIHILSFIESSVLLAMAFDRFMAISHPLRHAAILTRSTVLKIGLAIVLRGMLSLLPIPFLLKRLTYCGRTELSHSFCFHPDIMNLACADIKVNVFYGMIILLSTVGTDFIFIVLSYILIIRTVVSLTTREECLKALNTCVSHICAVLVFFIPMIGLSMIHRFGKNVPPLVNTLVAYTYLIIPPALNPVIYSIKSTHIREALLRALCRKWGSHW
- the LOC115905369 gene encoding LOW QUALITY PROTEIN: olfactory receptor 51E2-like (The sequence of the model RefSeq protein was modified relative to this genomic sequence to represent the inferred CDS: deleted 1 base in 1 codon); amino-acid sequence: MPFSNSSELSPSFLLAGLPGLEGAHSWLAAALCSAYVLAVLANGAVLLAVRAEPGLHAPMYFFLCMLAAIDLALASATVPRTLCLYWLGTRDVGFGACLTQMFLIHALSAAESTVLLAMAADRYVAICHPLRHAAVLGGRATAKVGLLALARGVLFFLPLPLLLLPLPFCGPRRLSHSFCLHQDVMNLACANTTPSVVYGLTAILLVMGLDAVLICLSYLLILRAVLRLADWRERLKVFSTCVAHICVVLAFYVPLIGLSVVHRFGKDLAPLVHIIMGNVYILVPAVLNPIIYGVRTKQIQRTILSLIRITDRAPR